Below is a window of Carassius gibelio isolate Cgi1373 ecotype wild population from Czech Republic chromosome B23, carGib1.2-hapl.c, whole genome shotgun sequence DNA.
GCCTATTGCACGGATGAAGACAGCGGACAAAATATTGTTGTGGCTGCTAAAGTTGGGCCAACTTCACTGAGGCCTTACTAAGGAAGACGCCGCCACATAAACTCCCTGCAACTGAAAATTCACCTGTCAATTCAATCGATAGACTCTTTTGATTTTGTTCACCCCTTCTGTTTCCTGCAGCATGTGCATTAACACCAGGTTCCAGGTATTCAGCAGGGTATGATGCAACTGAAGCACTATCTGATCTTACAAATGTGCCAGCCAAGTTCGATCCTCCATTTTCTTTCATTCGTAGGAAGGACTTTGGTTTGTTATTGTAAAAACATGGTACAATGAGAAAATACAGAGTGGGATGTGCTTCAAATGGGCCTCCTGCAATCATAGAGTCagtattattatattagtttTCTTGAATTTTAACCCAAATGATAAACAATATCTTGTCCAAGTTATTGTTGTTGCTGCAAAATTTAGTTTTGCCCTGTTAAAGTGTTCTCCCATAAAGTAATATGTTACTTTACTAGtttcttgaaaaaagtaatctgattacgtaactcatgttacttgtaatgcattacgcccaacacacacacacacacacacacacacatatatatatatatatatatatatatatatatatatatatatatacatatatatatatatagaatgacacattacaataaaaataaataaatggaaattttATACTATTTTTACTTCTTAATTCTAGATTTTGACTGACCCTCTATACTtttatatttcagtaattaaGTCATTGGCATTGATATTCACTTTCAATATTTATCGATCATACCAGTTGGCTCCATAGATATTTTAGCCATTATAGATCCAGTCAATATGATTTATTGTATTGCCTGCTATACATACTTTATATTAtgactgctatatatatatatatatatatatatatatatatatatatatatacatatatacatatacatatatatatatatatatatatatatatatatatatatatatatatatatatatatatatatatacatatatatatatatatatatatatatatatatatatatatatatatatataatttctggtTTCTCTAAAAGGATGTTTAGTAGGCCTAAATAACCACTACTGTTGACCAATGTTTTCATATGTTCCAATGAAAATATGTTACACCAACAGTTACACTCTAAATGCACTACTCTTTCATCTTAAATTAGAGAAGATTGGTTGTTATGAGAGTGATAAAAATATGTAACACCAAAGTCACAAGAAATAACTACAACTGAATACACAATTATCACAAATGGCCAAGCTAAACACACATTCGtgcaaaaagtgtttttctctaatcacataaaaatgaaattaagatGATTTCTGTAGAGGATGCTTCCAGGCATCTCACAATCCAATCTCCCACACGGTAAACCCTGACAGATTGCATTGTACACATTCAAAGTAAATTCTGGGGTGAAACTCCACCAAAACCCCCTCAACATCTGACAAAAACTTGACAGTATCACTGTTCAGATAAATAGATTAACAAAAGGCTGTACCATTTTAAGAAAAAATGCACTGAGGGCCAAATACCatgttaacaatgtttttttaataaagtgaCTCCTCCTGAATTTTTACAGACAAATATGCCTAATTTTCCTCTAAGTGACAAGTGGATTTGTTTATAGAGGTCTCTGTTAATGTGCTAGCTTTCTCACGTTAATAAACCTGACAGACTGAATCTATTCCTGCTGTGCACTTCACTTTATCTGATTAACTCTTACAAGTTTTCTAAATGAATCTTTCAGACCTGTCCACTTCCCAAGTCTGCAGAACCCCACTGACTGTTTGAACATGATAGGGGCGATATTGACATGCTAACAAAAGCAGCACATGTTGCTAAATAATGCCACCTAAGGACAGCTACAAAAATAACCACACTGATGCAGCCGTTATTCTCTGATCTGAGTTCTAATACTCACTTAAAACAATCCAAACTAAAGTTAAACTCTAGTAGGCTGAAGCAAACAAAGCTGTTAACATTCCCAGTAAAGTCTGTGCTATGTGTTTTAAAATGAGATATAATACAAATCTGCTTTGCATGCAACTGCGTCAGCCCTCTGGGAACCACAGAGCAAGGTGGTGAAGTAGTGTCCGTGACAAGAGCCATTGAGGTGAGAGAACAGAAGCTTGATTGTTTGACTGGAAAGAGGAGCCTGCGGGTCACATTTAAGCCCTTCATCAAATATTCCCCTATTTAATACTCTTGCATGAAACTTAAAGCAAACAGAGAGCCCTGAACCTCCCAAAATCATGAAATATGTATGGAGTTGTATAGTATGCCATGTGCTAAGTTTATAGAATGCCATCTGGTTATTTAACTAAGGTGCATTGGATTACAGAGCActagtaaaatacaaaaatgttttgtagTACAAGCAAGAAGAGGGTGTGCTGAATTCTGGTAGTTTGGCCTTGTTTTTCTACTCCCTGTTCCTCTCCTAGTTTCTCCACTTTACGTGAGAGAGTGTGCATAAAAATCAGGGTGTGACCAGGCCTTCTCTGCTGAAAGTGCTCCCATACCAGCTCAGCAAGATGGGTGTATGTATCACTTGGACTGGGACGAAAGGCAGGACAGGAGCCTGAGGCTGAAAGGGGAGTGGTCAGGTGAGCCCCTCCCGTAACATAAGAGGTATAAAAACTGCTGCACTCCTTGAAGAAGGCACTCAGAGGGATTTAAGTTTCCTCTTAGTGAGCTCTTCTGCTCTGGATCTCTCTGTCTCatcctgctctttctctctctaaacCGTATCCCTTCATAGACGACAGCAGCAATGTCTTCGGTCAAAACCACTTCTTACACCATCAGCGGTGGAAGCATGAGTGGCGGCAGCATGGGTGGCGGCATGGGTGGCGGCATGGGTGGAGGCATGAGGAAATCCTTCTCCAGCGTGTCTGCCAGCGCAGCACCCATGGGCAGCAGAATGAGCACTGTGTCATACCGTCGCTCCGGTGGTGGTGGCGGCGGCGGTGGCTTTGGGGGCAGCAGCTTTGGAGGAGGATCTGGATCAGGCTTCAGCTACAGCATGAGCGGCGGTGGCGGAGGCTACGGAGGAGCCTACGGCAGTGGTGCAGGATTCGGCGGTGGTGGTGGATTTGGCGGTGGTGCTGGATTCGGCAGTGGTGGTGGATTTGGCGGTGGTTCAGGATTCGGTGGTGGTCTTGGTGGAGGATTCCCTGGTGGTATGGCACCCATCACAGCTGTCACAGTCAACAAAGGCCTCCTAGCCCCACTGAACCTAGAAATCGACCCCAACATCCAAGTTGTCCGCACCCaggagaaagagcagatcaaGACCCTCAACAACCGTTTTGCTTCCTTCATTGACAAGGTTAGTCTTCTTCTTGCAAGCATACAAATTTGTACAAcacaacaatttatttttacaagtCAACATTTTGACTTTGCATTTGAAATATGGGTTTTCATGCACACATTTCAAGGGCCTGTATGTGAGCTGGGTTCTTATCCTTAAATACTTCACAGCCAGTAACTTGCACCTGAAATCCTCCTAGTGTCAGATTCTATATAACAGTAAGCACATAGGAGACAGGCTTGCATTGCATATGCTATATTTTGCATCTTCCCTACATTTTAGTCAAGCAGTCAAAGTCTATATCTTTTATCTTCAAAGTCtatatcttttttctttattttattgttctcagACAGTAAGGGTGAATTTGAAACCCAAGCCAGGGGAGATCCAATGACTAGGCCAATCCAAATAAGGGCATGGATCAAGTTTGCCATCTATCCCCATGGCAGCAAtgcagatatgtgtgtgtgtgtgtgtgtgtgtgtgtgtgtaacagatgAGCAGCATCTTTAACTCATACTCAATGCAACACTTCTCATAAAAATGGCTCTAAAAGTAACTTTATGTAGGCCCTAATAGTAATTTTAGTTTATCCTAAACAAAACAAGTTTACGGTTTTGGTCCTCTGACACCTTTGGGGAATTCACCATGTAACCACACTTTTTACATTTCACCCCCTTACCTAGGTGCTACGCCCGTTTGTATGATTCTGGCAAGAGATATAATCAGCAATCATGTAGCTCACATAACTGATGTCATTGATGCTTTGCTCTTTTTATGTGAACCATGCAAGTTCAAAGTCATTGTGagattttgcacaaaaaaaaaattaattgcatggGATAAATCTGCAGGAGGGTGGGAACAGTTAGTACCTGAGGGTAAGGCGTGCCATATCATCTCTGTTAAGGCCTGCAGCTTGGCACAGGTCTCTTAGGAGCCTCGCCTTAATGCCTGGAGGCAAACATTGTTTTGGGAGCATAAAGAGTCTGAACATGTTGTGGTGTCACTTGAGGTTAGCATTTCATTATCTCCAAAGGGGAGTGTGCAATATCAAGAGGACAGTTACTCCATGAAAATTGTGCTGTCCAACAAGGAATGGCACATATGCTAATAAATTCCACTAAAGGTGCCAAAGGTGTGTCACTGCAAGTCCTGACATGCAATAAGAGGCGTGTTTAATAATAACTGTAAAAGACTTATCTTGTGGCATGAGCAATTGCATATCAGAGATCTTTGATGtcctaataaaaacatttattcaaattGTGGTTCATTTCCAACACAGGTGCGCTTCCTGGAACAGCAGAACAAAGTACTTGAGACAAAATGGAGTTTACTGCAGGACCAGACCACCACCCGCTCCAACATCGATGCCATGTTCGAGGCCTACATCGCCAACCTGCGTAGACAGCTTGACGGACTTGGTAATGAGAAGATGAAGTTAGAAGGAGAGCTAAAGAACATGCAGAACTTGGTAGAGGACTTCAAGAACAAGTGAGTAGCTGTGCAAGAGCAGGTTTATGGTCTATAAATTACGCTTTGTATGCATGGTATAATTTGACAAGCAATGTGCTAAAGTGGAAAACTTATCTTGGCAGATATGAGGATGAAATCAACAAGCGTGCCTCAGTGGAGAATGAATTTGTCCTGCTCAAGAAGGTAAAACACTTGGCTGCTGTCTTGATCTTCTagttatattttgcaattcttttcaTTATACATCTGTAAAAGCCACATACTGTATTGAGCTCTGTGCATGTCTTCATAGGATGTTGATGCAGCCTACATGAACAAGGTTGAGCTTGAGGCCAAGCTTGATTCTCTTCAAGATGAAATCAACTTCCTCAGGGCCATCTTTGAGGAGGTGAGAGTTTGATTTGAATTAGAAATTATGTTACCACTGAGATGCAAGTTTTCAGTATTAGATCTCAAACCTTCACCTTTCTCAATTTTAGGAGCTGCGTGATCTCCAGTCACAGATTAAAGACACATCAGTCATTGTGGAAATGGACAACAGTCGCAACCTGGACATGGATTCCATTGTTGCTGAGGTCCGTGCTCAGTATGAGGACATTGCCAACCGCAGCCGCGCTGAGGCCGAGTCGTGGTACAAACAGAAGGTAAGAAAAGATGTTCAAGCATCAAAACAACACTATTTTAAAGCAATCAACTGACAGATTCTAAACACAATGACTCTTTTATTTTCACCACCTAGTTCGAGGAGATGCAGTCATCTGCTGGCAAATATGGAGATGACCTTCGCAACACCAAGCAGGAGATTGCTGAACTCAACCGCATGATCAGCAGACTTCAGAATGAAATTGAAGCTGTCAAAGGACAAGTAAGAATTTTATTAGTCTTTGGATGCTTTTGG
It encodes the following:
- the krt5 gene encoding keratin, type II cytoskeletal 5, coding for MSSVKTTSYTISGGSMSGGSMGGGMGGGMGGGMRKSFSSVSASAAPMGSRMSTVSYRRSGGGGGGGGFGGSSFGGGSGSGFSYSMSGGGGGYGGAYGSGAGFGGGGGFGGGAGFGSGGGFGGGSGFGGGLGGGFPGGMAPITAVTVNKGLLAPLNLEIDPNIQVVRTQEKEQIKTLNNRFASFIDKVRFLEQQNKVLETKWSLLQDQTTTRSNIDAMFEAYIANLRRQLDGLGNEKMKLEGELKNMQNLVEDFKNKYEDEINKRASVENEFVLLKKDVDAAYMNKVELEAKLDSLQDEINFLRAIFEEELRDLQSQIKDTSVIVEMDNSRNLDMDSIVAEVRAQYEDIANRSRAEAESWYKQKFEEMQSSAGKYGDDLRNTKQEIAELNRMISRLQNEIEAVKGQRANLESQIAEAEERGELAVKDAKLRIKDLEEALQRAKQDMARQVREYQELMNVKLALDIEIATYRKLLEGEESRIASGGGSATVHIQQSTSSSGGGGGGGFGFGGGSGFGGGSGFGGGSGFGGGSGFGGGSGFSSGSGYGYGGGSGMSIGGGGGSSQVSISRSVVQSQQRRL